The Chiloscyllium plagiosum isolate BGI_BamShark_2017 unplaced genomic scaffold, ASM401019v2 scaf_12091, whole genome shotgun sequence region cagagagagagagagagagacagacagagagagacacagaaagaatgtgtgtgtgtgagggagagagagcgtgtgcagaagtgatttacaagagtGGTTCCAGGAGTGAGTGCCGGATGAGGACGGGTTGGAGAAGGTTGGGACTGCTCTCCttggggagaaggcagctgagagggAGATCTGCTGCAGGTTTTCCCGATCCGGAGTGGGCTGGGATGgagtagacagggagaagctTTTCCAGCTCGTGAGAGAACGAGAGGGGCGTGGGTTTAAAGTGACGTGAAGCGAGGGTGATGTGTTAAAGCCCTTCCTCACCCAGCGAGGAGGTGGGggctggaacgtgctgcctggaGATGTGGGGGAGGCAGGGTCGACTGACCCATTCAGGAGGGGGCACTGGATGGGGATTTGGAGAGAGAGAACATACAGAGACATAGGTGCGGCAACAGCAGGAGGACAGACACTCAGTTCGAACACTCAAAGAGCTGTCTCAGGGacaatgggctcaatggcctccaTTTGTGCTGGAAGAAGACTGAGTAATACTGTCATGTTCTGGGACTGTCCCTGTAAAATACCACAAAAAAAGGGCACCACAGAGGGactcatacagtcagagagatgtacagcacggaaacagaccgttcagcccTACCCGTccatgatatcccaacccaatctagtcccacctgccagcacccggcccatatccctccaaaccctgcctattcatatacccatccaaatgccttttaaatgtcgttattgtaccagcctccaccacttcctctggcagctcattccatacacgcaccaccctctgtgtgaaacagttgactgtggggtggcacggtggctcagtggttagcactgctcacagcaccagagacccgagttcaatcccagcctcggggtgattgtctgtgtggagtttgcacatttaccctgtgtctgtctgggtttcctccgggtgctccggtttcctcccacagtccggggatgtacaggtcagggtggattggccgtgctaaattgtctcgaagtgcccagggatgtgcaggttagggttacATTTATTCTgaactaatccaccctaacctgcacatcccttggcactatgggacaatttagcatggccaatcccccctaacctgcacatccctggNNNNNNNNNNNNNNNNNNNNNNNNNNNNNNNNNNNNNNNNNNNNNNNNNNNNNNNNNNNNNNNNNNNNNNNNNNNNNNNNNNNNNNNNNNNNNNNNNNNNNNNNNNNNNNNNNNNNNNNNNNNNNNNNNNNNNNNNNNNNNNNNNNNNNNNNNNNNNNNNNNNNNNNNNNNNNNNNNNNNNNNNNNNNNNNNNNNNNNNNNNNNNNNNNNNNNNNNNNNNNNNNNNNNNNNNNNNNNNNNNNNNNNNNNNNNNNNNNNNNNNNNNNNNNNNNNNNNNNNNNNNNNNNNNNNNNNNNNNNNNNNNNNNNNNNNNNNNNNNNNNNNNNNNNNNNNNNNNNNNNNNNNNNNNNNNNNNNNNNNNNNNNNNNNNNNNNNNNNNNNNNNNNNNNNNNNNNNNNNNNNNNNNNNNNNNNNNNNNNNNNNNNNNNNNNNNNNNNNNNNNNNNNNNNNNNNNNNNNNNNNNNNNNNNNNNNNNNNNNNNNNNNNNNNNNNNNNNNNNNNNNNNNNNNNNNNNNNNNNNNNNNNNNNNNNNNNNNNNNNNNNNNNNNNNNNNNNNNNNNNNNNNNNNNNNNNNNNNNNNNNNNNNNNNNNNNNNNNNNNNNNNNNNNNNNNNNNNNNNNNNNNNNNNNNNNNNNNNNNNNNNNNNNNNNNNNNNNNNNNNNNNNNNNNNNNNNNNNNNNNNNNNNNNNNNNNNNNNNNNNNNNNNNNNNNNNNNNNNNNNNNNNNNNNNNNNNNNNNNNNNNNNNNNNNNNNNNNNNNNNNNNNNNNNNNNNNNNNNNNNNNNNNNNNNNNNNNNNNNNNNNNNNNNNNNNNNNNNNNNNNNNNNNNNNNNNNNNNNNNNNNNNNNNNNNNNNNNNNNNNNNNNNNNNNNNNNNNNNNNNNNNNNNNNNNNNNNNNNNNNNNNNNNNNNNNNNNNNNNNNNNNNNNNNNNNNNNNNNNNNNNNNNNNNNNNNNNNNNNNNNNNNNNNNNNNNNNNNNNNNNNNNNNNNNNNNNNNNNNNNNNNNNNNNNNNNNNNNNNNNNNNNNNNNNNNNNNNNNNNNNNNNNNNNNNNNNNNNNNNNNNNNNNNNNNNNNNNNNNNNNNNNNNNNNNNNNNNNNNNNNNNNNNNNNNNNNNNNNNNNNNNNNNNNNNNNNNNNNNNNNNNNNNNNNNNNNNNNNNNNNNNNNNNNNNNNNNNNNNNNNNNNNNNNNNNNNNNNNNNNNNNNNNNNNNNNNNNNNNNNNNNNNNNNNNNNNNNNNNNNNNNNNNNNNNNNNNNNNNNNNNNNNNNNNNNNNNNNNNNNNNNNNNNNNNNNNNNNNNNNNNNNNNNNNNNNNNNNNNNNNNNNNNNNNNNNNNNNNNNNNNNNNNNNNNNNNNNNNNNNNNNNNNNNNNNNNNNNNNNNNNNNNNNNNNNNNNNNNNNNNNNNNNNNNNNNNNNNNNNNNNNNNNNNNNNNNNNNNNNNNNNNNNNNNNNNNNNNNNNNNNNNNNNNNNNNNNNNNNNNNNNNNNNNNNNNNNNNNNNNNNNNNNNNNNNNNNNNNNNNNNNNNNNNNNNNNNNNNNNNNNNNNNNNNNNNNNNNNNNNNNNNNNNNNNNNNNNNNNNNNNNNNNNNNNNNNNNNNNNNNNNNNNNNNNNNNNNNNNNNNNNNNNNNNNNNNNNNNNNNNNNNNNNNNNNNNNNNNNNNNNNNNNNNNNNNNNNNNNNNNNNNNNNNNNNNNNNNNNNNNNNNNNNNNNNNNNNNNNNNNNNNNNNNNNNNNNNNNNNNNNNNNNNNNNNNNNNNNNNNNNNNNNNNNNNNNNNNNNNNNNNNNNNNNNNNNNNNNNNNNNNNNNNNNNNNNNNNNNNNNNNNNNNNNNNNNNNNNNNNNNNNNNNNNNNNNNNNNNNNNNNNNNNNNNNNNNNNNNNNNNNNNNNNNNNNNNNNNNNNNNNNNNNNNNNNNNNNNNNNNNNNNNNNNNNNNNNNNNNNNNNNNNNNNNNNNNNNNNNNNNNNNNNNNNNNNNNNNNNNNNNNNNNNNNNNNNNNNNNNNNNNNNNNNNNNNNNNNNNNNNNNNNNNNNNNNNNNNNNNNNNNNNNNNNNNNNNNNNNNNNNNNNNNNNNNNNNNNNNNNNNNNNNNNNNNNNNNNNNNNNNNNNNNNNNNNNNNNNNNNNNNNNNNNNNNNNNNNNNNNNNNNNNNNNNNNNNNNNNNNNNNNNNNNNNNNNNNNNNNNNNNNNNNNNNNNNNNNNNNNNNNNNNNNNNNNNNNNNNNNNNNNNNNNNNNNNNNNNNNNNNNNNNNNNNNNNNNNNNNNNNNNNNNNNNNNNNNNNNNNNNNNNNNNNNNNNNNNNNNNNNNNNNNNNNNNNNNNNNNNNNNNNNNNNNNNNNNNNNNNNNNNNNNNNNNNNNNNNNNNNNNNNNNNNNNNNNNNNNNNNNNNNNNNNNNNNNNNNNNNNNNNNNNNNNNNNNNNNNNNNNNNNNNNNNNNNNNNNNNNNNNNNNNNNNNNNNNNNNNNNNNNNNNNNNNNNNNNNNNNNNNNNNNNNNNNNNNNNNNNNNNNNNNNNNNNNNNNNNNNNNNNNNNNNNNNNNNNNNNNNNNNNNNNNNNNNNNNNNNNNNNNNNNNNNNNNNNNNNNNNNNNNNNNNNNNNNNNNNNNNNNNNNNNNNNNNNNNNNNNNNNNNNNNNNNNNNNNNNNNNNNNNNNNNNNNNNNNNNNNNNNNNNNNNNNNNNNNNNNNNNNNNNNNNNNNNNNNNNNNNNNNNNNNNNNNNNNNNNNNNNNNNNNNNNNNNNNNNNNNNNNNNNNNNNNNNNNNNNNNNNNNNNNNNNNNNNNNNNNNNNNNNNNNNNNNNNNNNNNNNNNNNNNNNNNNNNNNNNNNNNNNNNNNNNNNNNNNNNNNNNNNNNNNNNNNNNNNNNNNNNNNNNNNNNNNNNNNNNNNNNNNNNNNNNNNNNNNNNNNNNNNNNNNNNNNNNNNNNNNNNNNNNNNNNNNNNNNNNNNNNNNNNNNNNNNNNNNNNNNNNNNNNNNNNNNNNNNNNNNNNNNNNNNNNNNNNNNNNNNNNNNNNNNNNNNNNNNNNNNNNNNNNNNNNNNNNNNNNNNNNNNNNNNNNNNNNNNNNNNNNNNNNNNNNNNNNNNNNNNNNNNNNNNNNNNNNNNNNNNNNNNNNNNNNNNNNNNNNNNNNNNNNNNNNNNNNNNNNNNNNNNNNNNNNNNNNNNNNNNNNNNNNNNNNNNNNNNNNNNNNNNNNNNNNNNNNNNNNNNNNNNNNNNNNNNNNNNNNNNNNNNNNNNNNNNNNNNNNNNNNNNNNNNNNNNNNNNNNNNNNNNNNNNNNNNNNNNNNNNNNNNNNNNNNNNNNNNNNNNNNNNNNNNNNNNNNNNNNNNNNNNNNcaatttagcatggccaatccaccctaacctgcacatccctgggcactacgggacaatttagcatggccaatccaccctaacctgcacatccctgggcactacgggacaattaagcatggccaatcccccctaacctgcacatccctgggcactacgggacaatttagcatggccaatccaccctaacctgcacatctttgaaactaGAGCACgcggaggatacccacgcagacacggggagaatgggcaaactccacacagacagtcgccctgaggctggaatcgagcccgagtccctggcgctgtgaggaagcggTGCTGACCACTGAAATTTCAGCCTGTTACAATTTCCTGCGTCAGGAAcaaaattccccccccccccgccttgaTCCTCAACATCCCAATTCAATCTCCCCCTGCTCCGAGGGGAATGGTCCCCTCTTCTCCTGCAGTGTCTCTGTCCACTGGAGCCCCTCATCTCTGGGGTGCGTCAGGGAAATCTCTCTCTGCCTGAGCGGGGAAAGATCCAGGACTGTGGCCTAACTAAGCTGCCCTTCCCCATTCACAAGAGAGTCAGGGCCCCGTTCGCTCGTGACCCAACCAAAGATTCGTGAAGAGACGTCACCTCCCCCCATTTGCCACTTTTTTGCCTCTGTGTGGATCCCTTTGCATGTACTGTTCCCTGCAGCCTACACTACCGTCCAGATTCGTAAATGTCGAACCCATTCCCCGCTCACCCCCCGTCCCCTTACAGAGCATCGGTGTAGGAGGTGTGAGTGTATACCATCTCTGGGGTGGGCGGGGGGGTCGGTGTTTTGGTTGGAGAGCGTGAGTTGTGTAGCTGCATCGTGCCCCCCTCCCCTCAGCACCCCTTGCCCTGCTattgctgctctctctctctcacacacactctcttccccccctcccctttctctctctgcagatgtcaGCATGTTGCTGAGGAAGATCGCTGTCAACGCTGCCTCCAACCCCAGCGTGGAAATCAAGCAGGACGGAGAGAGCTTCTACATCCGCACGGCCACCCCTGTCAGGACCACTGAGATCCGCTTCAGGGTCGGAGAGGAGTTCGAGGAGCAGACCGTGGACGGGAGGCCATGCAAGGTGAGGTGAATGGGGGCTGAGGGGCAATGAAACCCCCGGGGCCGTGGTCCCGAGACACTGGTTGTTATGGCTCCTGAAACAATGGTTACCATGTGCCCTGAGACACTGGTTGCGATGGGCCCTCTGTCATTGGTCGTCATGGCCCCTGAGACACTGGTTACTATCGGCTCTGAGACACTGGCCACTATGGGCCCTGAGACACTGGTCACTACGGGCCCTGAGACACTGGTCACTATTTGCCTTGAGACACTGGTTGCTATCGGCTCTGAGACACTGGTCGTCATGGGTCCTGAGACACTGGTCACTATGGCAACGGAGACACTGGTCGCCATGGGCTCTGAGACACTGGTCGCCATGGGCCCTGAAACACTGGTCGCCATGGGCCCTGAGACACTGGTCGCCATGGGCCCTGAGACACTGGTCACCATGGGCCCTGAAACACTGGTCGTCATGGGCCCTGAGACACTGGTCACCATGGGCCCTGAGACACTGGTCGCCATGGGCCCTGAGACACTGGTCACTATGGGCCCTGAGACACTGGTCACTATGGGCCCTGAGACACTGGTCACTATGGGCCTTGAGACACTGGTTGCTATCGGCTCTGAGACACTGGTCGTCATGGGTCCTGAGACACTGGTCACTATGGCAACGGAGACACTGGTTGCCATGGGCTCTGAGACACTGGTCGCCATGGGCTCTGATACACTGGTCGCCATGGGCCCTGAGACACTGGTCGCCATGGGCCCTGAAACACTGGTCGCCATGGGCCCTGAGACACTGGTTGCCATGGGCCCTGAAACACTGGTCACTACGGGACTTGTGACACTGGTCACCATGGGCCCTGAGACACTGGTCACTACGGGACTTGTGACACTGGTCACCATGTGCCCTGAGACACTGGTCGCCATGGGCCCTGAGACACTGGTCACCATGGGCTCTGAGACACTGGTTGTTATGGGCCCTGAGACACTGGTCACCATGTGCCCTGAGACACTGGTTGCTATGGGCCCTGAGACACTGGTCACCATGTGCCCTGAGACACTGGTCGCCATGGGCTCTGAGACACTGGTCGCCATGTGCCCTGAGACACTGGTCGCCATTGGCTCTGAGACACTGGTTGCTATGGGCCCTGAGACACTGGTCGCTATGGGCCCTGAGACACTGGTCACCATGTGCCCATAGACACTGGTCGCCATGGGCTCTGAGACACTGGACGCCATGGGCCCTGAGACACTGGTCGCCATGGGCTCTTAGACACTGGACGCTATGGGCCCTGAGACACTGGTCGCCATGGGTCCTGAGACACTGGTCGCCATGGGTCCTGAGATACTGGTCACCATGGGTTCTGAGACACTGGTTGCTATGGGCCATGAGACAGTGGTCGCCATGGGCCCTGAGACACTGGTTGCTATGGGCCCTGAGACACTGGTCGCTGTGGGCCATGAGACAGTGGTCGCCATGAGACACTGGTTGCTATGGGCCCTGAGACACTGGTCGCCGTGGGCCCTGAGACACTGGTCGCCGTGGGCCCTGAGACACTGGTCGGCGTGGGCCCTGAGACACTGGTCGCCATGGGCCTGAGACACTGGTTGCTATGGGCCATGAGACAGTGGTCGCCATGGGCCTGAGACACTGGTTGCTATGGGCCCTGTGACACTGGTCGCTATGTGCCCTCCGACACTGGTCGCATGGGCCTGTGACACTGGTCGCTATGTGCCCTCCGACACTGGTCGCCATGGGCCTGTGACACTGGTCGCTATGTGCCCTCCGACACTGGTCGCTATGTGCCCTCCGACACTGGTCGCCATGGGCCTGTGACACTGGTCGCTGTGGACCCCGAGATGTTTATTCCTGGTGGTCCCGAGTTGGTGGTTGCCTGGGAAATGAGTAGGGGGCCTGTGACCAAGAGGACCTGAGAGCTGTAGGGTCCCGGAGCTCTTGGTGGGTGGGCTTTTCCCAGACAGAAGGGCCGCAAACCTAGGATGGGGGTTCAGCCCAGGGCTCTCACAGGAATGAATCCTGTTcctttcctccctccctccagAGTTTGGCACGGTGGATTGCGGAGAACAAGATGGAGTGCGAGCAGACATTACTGAAAGGAGAGGGGCCGAAAACCTCCTGGACCCGGGAACTCACCAGCAATGATGAGCTCATCCTCGTAAGAGTCTTCATTTTGAATTAGCTCCACGTTAACCTGTCCTTGAAGGCCGTCTCCAGGAGAATGGTGCAGGAACGTCTCGGCTTGGCGCCTGGAGGTGGCACCTCTTCACGAATCTTTGGTTGGGTCACGAGCGAACGGGGCCCTGGCTCTCTTGTGAATGGGGAAGGGCAGCTTAGTTAGGTCACAGTCCTGGATCTTTCCCCGCTCAGGCAGAGAGAGATTTCCCTGACGCACCCCAGAGATGAGGGGCTCCAGTGGACAGAGACACTGCAGGAGAAGAGGGGACCATTCCCCTCGGAGCAGGGGGAGATTGAATTGGGATGTTGAGGATCAAGGTGGGGGGGACTTTTGTTCCTGACGCAGGAAATTGTAACAGGCTGAAATTTCACAGAGATGAGGGGCTCCAGTGGACAGAGACACTGCAGGAGAAGAGGGGACCATTCCCCTCGGAGCAGGGGGAGATTGAATTGGGATGTTGAGGATCAAGGTGGGGGGGACTTTTGTTCCTGACGCAGGAAATTGTAACAGGCTGAAATTTCAATGACCGCTCTGCTCCCCCCGACCACCTCGCtgatagaacattccagcgcagtacaggcccttcggccctcgatgttgtgctgtcCTGTGGacccagtctgaagcccatctatcctacactattccgttcccatccatatgcctatccactgACCATtcaaatacccttaaagttggcgagtcaactcctgcagtgcatttcacacccctcctactctctgagtaaagaaactacctctgacagctctcctatatctatcacccccccTCAGTTTAAAGCCGTCCCCTcgtgccagccatcaccatctgaggaaaaaggctctccctttttccagcctatccagcctatccaaccctctgattatcttatacgtcttgatttaggtcacctctcaaccttctctctaatgaaaccagcctcaaatctctcagcctttcctcgtaagaccttccctccatccgaGTAACTCACCCCTGAAccttttccacatccttcctataatgcagtgaccagaactggacgcaatactccaagtgcggccacaccagagttttgtacggctgcagcatgacctcatggctccgaaactcaatcccccNNNNNNNNNNNNNNNNNNNNNNNNNNNNNNNNNNNNNNNNNNNNNNNNNNNNNNNNNNNNNNNNNNNNNNNNNNNNNNNNNNNNNNNNNNNNNNNNNNNNNNNNNNNNNNNNNNNNNNNNNNNNNNNNNNNNNNNNNNNNNNNNNNNNNNNNNNNNNNNNNNNNNNNNNNNNNNNNNNNNNNNNNNNNNNNNNNNNNNNNNNNNNNNNNNNNNNNNNNNNNNNNNNNNNNNNNNNNNNNNNNNNNNNNNNNNNNNNNNNNNNNNNNNNNNNNNNNNNNNNNNNNNNNNNNNNNNNNNNNNNNNNNNNNNNNNNNNNNNNNNNNNNNNNNNNNNNNNNNNNNNNNNNNNNNNNNNNNNNNNNNNNNNNNNNNNNNNNNNNNNNNNNNNNNNNNNNNNNNNNNNNNNNNNNNNNNNNNNNNNNNNNNNNNNNNNNNNNNNNNNNNNNNNNNNNNNNNNNNNNNNNNNNNNNNNNNNNNNNNNNNNNNNNNNNNNNNNNNNNNNNNNNNNNNNNNNNNNNNNNNNNNNNNNNNNNNNNNNNNNNNNNNNNNNNNNNNNNNNNNNNNNNNNNNNNNNNNNNNNNNNNNNNNNNNNNNNNNNNNNNNNNNNNNNNNNNNNNNNNNNNNNNNNNNNNNNNNNNNNNNNNNNNNNNNNNNNNNNNNNNNNNNNNNNNNNNNNNNNNNNNNNNNNNNNNNNNNNNNNNNNNNNNNNNNNNNNNNNNNNNNNNNNNNNNNNNNNNNNNNNNNNNNNNNNNNNNNNNNNNNNNNNNNNNNNNNNNNNNNNNNNNNNNNNNNNNNNNNNNNNNNNNNNNNNNNNNNNNNNNNNNNNNNNNNNNNNNNNNNNNNNNNNNNNNNNNNNNNNNNNNNNNNNNNNNNNNNNNNNNNNNNNNNNNNNNNNNNNNNNNNNNNNNNNNNNNNNNNNNNNNNNNNNNNNNNNNNNNNNNNNNNNNNNNNNNNNNNNNNNNNNNNNNNNNNNNNNNNNNNNNNNNNNNNNNNNNNNNNNNNNNNNNNNNNNNNNNNNNNNNNNNNNNNNNNNNNNNNNNNNNNNNNNNNNNNNNNNNNNNNNNNNNNNNNNNNNNNNNNNNNNNNNNNNNNNNNNNNNNNNNNNNNNNNNNNNNNNNNNNNNNNNNNNNNNNNNNNNNNNNNNNNNNNNNNNNNNNNNNNNNNNNNNNNNNNNNNNNNNNNNNNNNNNNNNNNNNNNNNNNNNNNNNNNNNNNNNNNNNNNNNNNNNNNNNNNNNNNNNNNNNNNNNNNNNNNNNNNNNNNNNNNNNNNNNNNNNNNNNNNNNNNNNNNNNNNNNNNNNNNNNNNNNNNNNNNNNNNNNNNNNNNNNNNNNNNNNNNNNNNNNNNNNNNNNNNNNNNNNNNNNNNNNNNNNNNNNNNNNNNNNNNNNNNNNNNNNNNNNNNNNNNNNNNNNNNNNNNNNNNNNNNNNNNNNNNNNNNNNNNNNNNNNNNNNNNNNNNNNNNNNNNNNNNNNNNNNNNNNNNNNNNNNNNNNNNNNNNNNNNNNNNNNNNNNNNNNNNNNNNNNNNNNNNNNNNNNNNNNNNNNNNNNNNNNNNNNNNNNNNNNNNNNNNNNNNNNNNNNNNNNNNNNNNNNNNNNNNNNNNNNNNNNNNNNNNNNNNNNNNNNNNNNNNNNNNNNNNNNNNNNNNNNNNNNNNNNNNNNNNNNNNNNNNNNNNNNNNNNNNNNNNNNNNNNNNNNNNNNNNNNNNNNNNNNNNNNNNNNNNNNNNNNNNNNNNNNNNNNNNNNNNNNNNNNNNNNNNNNNNNNNNNNNNNNNNNNNNNNNNNNNNNNNNNNNNNNNNNNNNNNNNNNNNNNNNNNNNNNNNNNNNNNNNNNNNNNNNNNNNNNNNNNNNNNNNNNNNNNNNNNNNNNNNNNNNNNNNNNNNNNNNNNNNNNNNNNNNNNNNNNNNNNNNNNNNNNNNNNNNNNNNNNNNNNNNNNNNNNNNNNNNNNNNNNNNNNNNNNNNNNNNNNNNNNNNNNNNNNNNNNNNNNNNNNNNNNNNNNNNNNNNNNNNNNNNNNNNNNNNNNNNNNNNNNNNNNNNNNNNNNNNNNNNNNNNNNNNNNNNNNNNNNNNNNNNNNNNNNNNNNNNNNNNNNNNNNNNNNNNNNNNNNNNNNNNNNNNNNNNNNNNNNNNNNNNNNNNNNNNNNNNNNNNNNNNNNNNNNNNNNNNNNNNNNNNNNNNNNNNNNNNNNNNNNNNNNNNNNNNNNNNNNNNNNNNNNNNNNNNNNNNNNNNNNNNNNNNNNNNNNNNNNNNNNNNNNNNNNNNNNNNNNNNNNNNNNNNNNNNNNNNNNNNNNNNNNNNNNNNNNNNNNNNNNNNNNNNNNNNNNNNNNNNNNNNNNNNNNNNNNNNNNNNNNNNNNNNNNNNNNNNNNNNNNNNNNNNNNNNNNNNNNNNNNNNNNNNNNNNNNNNNNNNNNNNNNNNNNNNNNNNNNNNNNNNNNNNNNNNNNNNNNNNNNNNNNNNNNNNNNNNNNNNNNNNNNNNNNNNNNNNNNNNNNNNNNNNNNNNNNNNNNNNNNNNNNNNNNNNNNNNNNNNNNNNNNNNNNNNNNNNNNNNNNNNNNNNNNNNNNNNNNNNNNNNNNNNNNNNNNNNNNNNNNNNNNNNNNNNNNNNNNNNNNNNNNNNNNNNNNNNNNNNNNNNNNNNNNNNNNNNNNNNNNNNNNNNNNNNNNNNNNNNNNNNNNNNNNNNNNNNNNNNNNNNNNNNNNNNNNNNNNNNNNNNNNNNNNNNNNNNNNNNNNNNNNNNNNNNNNNNNNNNNNNNNNNNNNNNNNNNNNNNNNNNNNNNNNNNNNNNNNNNNNNNNNNNNNNNNNNNNNNNNNNNNNNNNNNNNNNNNNNNNNNNNNNNNNNNNNNNNNNNNNNNNNNNNNNNNNNNNNNNNNNNNNNNNNNNNNNNNNNNNNNNNNNNNNNNNNNNNNNNNNNNNNNNNNNNNNNNNNNNNNNNNNNNNNNNNNNNNNNNNNNNNNNNNNNNNNNNNNNNNNNNNNNNNNNNNNNNNNNNNNNNNNNNNNNNNNNNNNNNNNNNNNNNNNNNNNNNNNNNNNNNNNNNNNNNNNNNNNNNNNNNNNNNNNNNNNNNNNNNNNNNNNNNNNNNNNNNNNNNNNNNNNNNNNNNNNNNNNNNNNNNNNNNNNNNNNNNNNNNNNNNNNNNNNNNNNNNNNNNNNNNNNNNNNNNNNNNNNNNNNNNNNNNNNNNNNNNNNNNNNNNNNNNNNNNNNNNNNNNNNNNNNNNNNNNNNNNNNNNNNNNNNNNNNNNNNNNNNNNNNNNNNNNNNNNNNNNNNNNNNNNNNNNNNNNNNNNNNNNNNNNNNNNNNNNNNNNNNNNNNNNNNNNNNNNNNNNNNNNNNNNNNNNNNNNNNNNNNNNNNNNNNNNNNNNNNNNNNNNNNNNNNNNNNNNNNNNNNNNNNNNNNNNNNNNNNNNNNNNNNNNNNNNNNNNNNNNNNNNNNNNNNNNNNNNNNNNNNNNNNNNNNNNNNNNNNNNNNNNNNNNNNNNNNNNNNNNNNNNNNNNNNNNNNNNNNNNNNNNNNNNNNNNNNNNNNNNNNNNNNNNNNNNNNNNNNNNNNNNNNNNNNNNNNNNNNNNNNNNNNNNNNNNNNNNNNNNNNNNNNNNNNNNNNNNNNNNNNNNNNNNNNNNNNNNNNNNNNNNNNNNNNNNNNNNNNNNNNNNNNNNNNNNNNNNNNNNNNNNcaaacctccccccaaggatactggtgcccctcaggttcaggtgtagaccatcctgtttatagaggtcccaccgtccccaggaagaaccccagttatccaaaaaccggaatccctccctcctgcaccatccctgtagccacgcatttaagtgttttctttccctattcctcgaatctctatcacgtggcacgggtaacaaaccagagacaccaactctgttcgttctaactctgagcttccaacctagctccctgaaagcctgtctaacatcctctgcactcctcctacctatgtcgttggtgcccatgtggaccacgacttcgggttgctccccctccccctccaggacccggaaaacacgatcagagacatcacgtacccttgcacctgggaggcaacataccaatcgtgagtctctctcgttcccacaaaaccgcctatctgtgcccctaactatcgagtccccaattactactgctctgc contains the following coding sequences:
- the LOC122547762 gene encoding cellular retinoic acid-binding protein 2-like translates to VSMLLRKIAVNAASNPSVEIKQDGESFYIRTATPVRTTEIRFRVGEEFEEQTVDGRPCKSLARWIAENKMECEQTLLKGEGPKTSWTRELTSNDELIL